In Bosea vestrisii, the following are encoded in one genomic region:
- a CDS encoding phospholipase D-like domain-containing protein: MWEILSAYWPHILGVVSLALTVVAASHAAMTKDEVRAAIGWVGVIVLSPIIGPLIYAVGGINRIRRASIVSQRKPKLGSAPLAQTFEVSDAEIAGDVGRRFAALKTLGDKATRRHLKTGNAIAVLRTGDEAYAAMMAAIAAAERSIILETYIFDRDPLGLRIADALIAAVRRGVDVRVLIDAVGARYSVPSIVGYLQKSGVPTEVFNGNIIIGLRLPYANLRTHRKLLIVDGWIAFAGGMNIRQGFTSEFAGVAAAHDTHFRIEGPVVEDLFGVAAEDWRFASGEELAGDVWTVTPAAASQGPTVLMRAVASGPDASLETNHKLLIGAFSVARTSIRIMSPYFLPDRELISALITAARRGVAIDIVVPDVNNLVLVDRAMRAQFDQVLKDGCKIWRATGSFDHSKLLAIDGAWAYVGSSNLDARSLRLNFEIDLEVLDADFAGGIEQRIDAAIARARPVTLKGLRSRPFPLRLLDRMLWLWSPYL, translated from the coding sequence ATGTGGGAGATTCTCTCCGCCTATTGGCCGCATATCCTCGGCGTCGTCTCGCTGGCGCTGACGGTGGTTGCGGCGAGCCATGCCGCGATGACCAAGGACGAGGTGCGCGCCGCAATCGGCTGGGTCGGCGTCATCGTCCTCTCGCCGATCATCGGGCCGCTGATCTATGCGGTGGGCGGCATCAACCGCATCCGCCGCGCCTCGATCGTCTCGCAGCGCAAGCCCAAGCTTGGCAGCGCTCCGCTCGCGCAGACATTCGAGGTCTCGGATGCCGAGATCGCCGGCGATGTCGGGCGTAGATTCGCCGCGCTGAAGACCCTGGGCGACAAGGCGACGCGTCGCCACCTCAAGACCGGCAACGCCATCGCGGTGCTCAGGACCGGCGACGAGGCCTATGCCGCGATGATGGCGGCGATCGCGGCGGCCGAGCGCTCGATCATCCTGGAGACCTATATCTTCGATCGCGATCCGCTTGGCCTGCGCATCGCCGATGCGCTGATCGCGGCCGTCCGACGCGGCGTCGACGTGCGCGTGCTGATCGATGCCGTCGGCGCGCGCTATTCGGTGCCGAGCATCGTCGGCTACCTGCAAAAGAGCGGCGTGCCAACCGAGGTCTTCAACGGCAATATCATTATCGGCCTGCGGCTGCCCTATGCGAACCTGCGCACCCACCGCAAACTGCTGATCGTCGACGGATGGATCGCCTTCGCCGGCGGCATGAACATCCGCCAGGGCTTTACCTCCGAATTCGCCGGCGTGGCTGCGGCCCACGATACGCATTTCCGCATCGAGGGCCCGGTCGTCGAGGATCTGTTCGGTGTCGCGGCCGAGGATTGGCGCTTCGCCTCGGGCGAGGAGCTCGCCGGCGATGTCTGGACGGTCACGCCGGCGGCGGCGTCGCAAGGCCCGACCGTGTTGATGCGTGCGGTGGCGTCAGGGCCGGATGCCAGCCTGGAGACCAACCACAAGCTGCTGATCGGTGCCTTCTCGGTGGCGCGGACCTCGATCCGGATCATGTCGCCCTATTTCCTGCCGGATCGCGAGCTGATCAGTGCGCTAATTACCGCTGCGCGCCGGGGCGTCGCCATCGACATCGTCGTGCCCGACGTCAACAACCTCGTCCTGGTCGACCGCGCCATGCGGGCGCAGTTCGACCAGGTGCTGAAGGATGGCTGCAAGATCTGGCGCGCCACCGGCTCGTTCGATCACTCCAAGCTACTCGCGATCGACGGTGCCTGGGCCTATGTCGGCTCGTCCAACCTCGATGCGCGCTCGCTCAGGCTGAATTTCGAGATCGATCTCGAAGTGCTCGACGCCGATTTCGCTGGAGGTATCGAGCAGCGCATCGATGCCGCGATCGCCAGGGCACGGCCGGTCACGCTGAAGGGGCTGCGCTCACGGCCTTTTCCCTTGCGCCTGCTCGACCGGATGCTCTGGCTCTGGTCGCCTTATTTGTAA
- a CDS encoding DUF1993 domain-containing protein, translated as MPLSAYAAVFPGFIQTLKALDAILDKAGAEASERKIQPEVLLSSRLAPDMLSFTRQIQLMSDFAKNAAARVSGAENPRFPDEEKSFDELKARIAKTLDFIASVDKAALDAGLDKDVTFPRGPSATVTMKGVDYITRFAVPNFYFHATTAYDILRENGFQVGKQDFLKGVFDA; from the coding sequence ATGCCGCTTTCCGCTTATGCCGCCGTCTTCCCAGGTTTCATCCAGACCCTGAAGGCGCTCGACGCGATCCTCGACAAGGCAGGCGCTGAAGCGTCCGAGCGCAAGATCCAGCCGGAGGTGCTGCTGTCGAGCCGGCTCGCCCCGGACATGCTGTCCTTCACCCGTCAGATCCAGCTGATGTCGGACTTCGCCAAGAACGCGGCCGCCCGGGTGAGCGGAGCGGAAAATCCGCGCTTCCCCGACGAGGAGAAGAGCTTCGACGAGCTGAAGGCGCGGATCGCCAAGACGCTCGACTTCATCGCCTCGGTCGACAAGGCGGCGCTCGATGCCGGGCTCGACAAGGACGTGACCTTCCCGCGCGGCCCATCGGCAACGGTGACGATGAAGGGCGTCGACTACATCACCCGCTTTGCCGTACCGAACTTCTATTTCCACGCCACGACCGCCTACGACATCCTGCGCGAGAACGGCTTCCAGGTCGGCAAGCAGGACTTCCTCAAGGGCGTGTTCGACGCCTGA
- a CDS encoding BrnT family toxin — translation MKIEFDPGKNERNIRERGLAFMQVDEFAWETAQTHEDRRFPYPERRFVSLGLIGERLFVVCFTPIPGGIRVISFRNANAREVKRYEQEAD, via the coding sequence GTGAAGATCGAATTTGATCCCGGCAAGAACGAACGCAATATCCGCGAGCGCGGCCTGGCGTTCATGCAGGTGGACGAGTTCGCGTGGGAGACGGCCCAGACGCACGAGGATCGTCGTTTCCCGTATCCTGAGCGGCGCTTCGTTTCGCTGGGATTGATTGGAGAACGCCTCTTTGTTGTCTGCTTCACGCCTATACCCGGCGGTATTCGCGTGATCAGCTTTCGCAATGCGAATGCGCGGGAGGTGAAGCGCTATGAGCAGGAAGCCGACTGA
- a CDS encoding BrnA antitoxin family protein has protein sequence MSRKPTDIDPALAPLTDEDGEVRELTAADFAEMRPAYEVLPPELVALMREHRRRQGERGPQKAATKKLVSIRLDQDVLERAKADGPGWQTRINEILREALLKKAG, from the coding sequence ATGAGCAGGAAGCCGACTGATATCGATCCGGCCCTCGCGCCGCTGACGGATGAGGACGGGGAGGTGCGTGAGTTGACCGCGGCCGACTTTGCGGAGATGCGGCCCGCTTATGAGGTGCTCCCGCCCGAGCTGGTTGCGCTGATGCGTGAACATCGTCGACGGCAGGGCGAGCGCGGCCCGCAAAAGGCGGCGACGAAGAAGCTGGTCAGCATCCGGCTCGATCAGGACGTTCTGGAGCGCGCCAAGGCCGATGGTCCCGGTTGGCAGACCCGGATTAACGAGATTCTGCGCGAAGCTCTGCTCAAGAAGGCGGGTTGA
- the epmA gene encoding EF-P lysine aminoacylase EpmA has translation MSNGNPPFWRPDIHADRRPALLARGRIKAALRRWFEAREFIEVEAAILQLSPGNETHLHGFPTTLIDDGGAQHPYYLHTSPEFAAKKLLAAGEKRIFDFARVFRNRERTALHHPEFTMLEWYRAGEDYEALMDDCAALLAEAARAAGASVLRWRGAEADPFAAPERLTVQDAFRRHAGIDLKRTIAADLYLDRPALAADAAEAGIRVAEDDSWSDIFSRILSEKVEPELGRGRATILCEYPISEAALARPKPGDPRVAERFELYACGVELANAFGELTDSDEQRRRFEADMDEKQRIYGERYPIDEDFLAALALMPQASGIALGFDRLVMLATGARRIEDVLWTPVAEPGRGGQ, from the coding sequence ATGAGTAACGGTAACCCGCCTTTCTGGCGACCGGACATCCATGCTGACCGGCGTCCGGCGCTGCTGGCGCGCGGACGGATCAAGGCGGCGCTGCGGCGCTGGTTCGAGGCGCGCGAGTTCATCGAGGTCGAGGCCGCGATCCTGCAGCTTTCACCGGGGAACGAGACGCATCTGCATGGCTTTCCCACCACGCTGATCGACGATGGCGGCGCACAGCATCCTTATTACCTGCACACCTCGCCGGAGTTCGCCGCCAAGAAGCTGCTGGCGGCGGGCGAGAAGCGCATCTTCGATTTCGCCCGCGTCTTCCGCAATCGCGAACGCACCGCCCTGCACCATCCCGAATTCACCATGCTGGAATGGTATCGCGCCGGGGAGGATTACGAGGCGCTGATGGATGATTGCGCGGCCCTGCTGGCCGAGGCGGCGCGCGCGGCGGGGGCGAGCGTGCTGCGCTGGCGCGGCGCCGAGGCCGATCCGTTCGCGGCGCCGGAGCGGCTGACCGTGCAGGATGCCTTCCGTCGTCATGCTGGCATCGATCTCAAGCGCACGATCGCGGCCGACCTCTATCTCGACCGCCCGGCGCTCGCGGCCGATGCCGCTGAAGCTGGCATCCGGGTTGCCGAAGACGACAGCTGGTCGGATATCTTCAGCCGCATCCTCTCCGAGAAGGTCGAGCCTGAGCTCGGCCGCGGCCGCGCCACCATCCTGTGCGAATACCCGATCTCCGAGGCGGCGCTGGCACGGCCGAAGCCGGGCGATCCGCGCGTCGCCGAGCGCTTCGAGCTCTATGCCTGCGGCGTCGAGCTCGCCAATGCCTTCGGGGAGCTGACCGATTCGGACGAGCAGCGCCGCCGTTTCGAGGCTGACATGGACGAGAAGCAGCGCATCTATGGCGAGCGCTACCCGATCGACGAGGATTTCCTCGCCGCGCTTGCGCTGATGCCGCAGGCTTCGGGCATCGCGCTCGGCTTCGACCGGCTGGTCATGCTCGCGACCGGCGCGCGCCGGATCGAGGATGTGCTCTGGACGCCGGTCGCGGAACCGGGCAGGGGAGGGCAATGA
- a CDS encoding lysine-2,3-aminomutase-like protein, whose amino-acid sequence MTIHQLPSQPLKTVDALVERGLVAPARRDALAEVTQRYAVSVTPAIAALIDPSDESDPIARQFIPAPAEIETLPEELADPIGDEAHSPVEGVVHRYPDRALLKLVHACPVYCRFCFRREMVGPGGDALTGEKLDAALAYLASRPEIWEVIMTGGDPLILSARRMREIARRLAAIPHIKVARWHTRVPMVQPERITEDYARALRIPGKASYIAIHANHPREFTEDAKAALARLVDAGHVLVSQSVLLKGVNADVETLSALMRAFVESRVKPYYLHHPDFAPGTSHFRMSLAEGQALVKSLRGNLSGLCQPTYILDIPGGAGKIPVGPAFLSGCEMPGAQGFAEDRHGDLHAYPPV is encoded by the coding sequence ATGACGATCCACCAGCTGCCCAGCCAGCCGCTGAAGACGGTCGACGCTCTCGTCGAGCGTGGCCTCGTCGCGCCCGCCCGGCGCGACGCTTTGGCCGAGGTCACCCAGCGCTATGCCGTTTCGGTGACGCCGGCGATCGCCGCGCTGATCGATCCGTCCGACGAAAGCGACCCCATTGCCCGCCAGTTCATTCCTGCCCCGGCAGAGATCGAAACGTTGCCGGAGGAGCTGGCCGACCCGATCGGCGACGAGGCGCATTCGCCGGTCGAGGGCGTGGTCCATCGCTACCCGGACCGGGCTTTGCTCAAGCTGGTCCATGCCTGCCCGGTCTATTGCCGCTTCTGCTTCCGCCGCGAGATGGTCGGCCCGGGTGGCGATGCGCTGACCGGCGAGAAACTCGACGCTGCGCTGGCCTATCTCGCCTCCCGTCCGGAAATCTGGGAGGTGATCATGACCGGCGGCGACCCGCTGATCCTTTCCGCCCGGCGGATGCGCGAGATCGCCAGGCGCCTCGCCGCGATCCCGCACATCAAGGTGGCGCGCTGGCATACGCGCGTGCCGATGGTCCAGCCCGAGCGCATCACCGAGGACTACGCCCGCGCGCTGCGCATCCCGGGCAAGGCGAGCTACATCGCCATCCACGCCAACCATCCGCGCGAGTTCACCGAGGACGCGAAGGCTGCGCTGGCACGTCTCGTCGACGCCGGCCACGTCCTCGTCAGCCAGAGCGTGCTGCTCAAGGGCGTCAATGCCGATGTCGAGACGCTGTCGGCGCTGATGCGCGCTTTCGTCGAGAGCCGGGTCAAGCCGTATTATCTGCACCATCCCGATTTCGCGCCGGGTACCTCGCATTTCCGGATGTCGCTGGCGGAAGGGCAGGCTCTCGTCAAAAGCCTGCGCGGCAATCTTTCGGGACTGTGCCAGCCGACCTATATCCTCGACATCCCCGGTGGGGCCGGCAAGATCCCGGTCGGGCCCGCCTTCCTTTCGGGCTGCGAGATGCCCGGCGCGCAAGGCTTCGCGGAGGATCGCCATGGCGACCTCCATGCCTATCCGCCGGTCTGA
- a CDS encoding DsbA family oxidoreductase, with product MLNSAAPDKMPLAIVSDIACPWCFIGKTRLETALANHNLTERVAITWLPYELNPEMPADGMDRTAYLDAKFGPGKRREIELRLSEAALESGVTFNWAKVTKSVNTRMAHMLVAAAATVQRGGEMTAALFKAYWQDGRDIGDLETLVAIAGEQGFDEQAARDELSNDELRETVIGLEAHAQKVGVTGVPFFIVDGKLAVSGAQPPEVWTQVFAQVLTAKPNDEDE from the coding sequence ATGCTGAACTCTGCTGCGCCCGACAAGATGCCGCTCGCGATCGTCTCCGATATCGCCTGCCCGTGGTGCTTCATCGGCAAGACCCGGCTGGAGACAGCGCTCGCCAATCATAACCTCACCGAGCGCGTCGCCATCACCTGGCTGCCCTATGAGCTCAACCCGGAGATGCCGGCCGACGGCATGGACCGCACCGCGTATCTCGACGCCAAGTTCGGCCCCGGCAAGCGCCGCGAGATCGAGCTGCGCCTCTCCGAGGCGGCATTGGAGAGCGGCGTCACCTTCAACTGGGCGAAGGTGACCAAGAGCGTCAACACCCGCATGGCGCATATGCTCGTCGCCGCCGCCGCGACCGTGCAGCGTGGCGGCGAGATGACTGCGGCGCTGTTCAAGGCCTATTGGCAGGACGGGCGCGATATCGGCGACCTCGAGACGCTGGTCGCGATCGCCGGCGAGCAGGGCTTCGACGAGCAGGCGGCACGCGACGAGTTGTCCAATGACGAGTTGCGCGAGACCGTGATCGGGCTCGAAGCGCATGCCCAGAAGGTCGGCGTGACCGGCGTGCCCTTCTTCATCGTCGACGGCAAGCTTGCAGTTTCCGGCGCCCAGCCGCCGGAGGTCTGGACCCAGGTTTTCGCGCAGGTGCTGACGGCGAAGCCTAATGACGAGGATGAGTGA
- the pyrF gene encoding orotidine-5'-phosphate decarboxylase, whose translation MTQKINDLRDRMIVALDVPTVWDAYRIVSTLGDGASFYKIGYRLAFAGGLDLARQLVTEGKKVFLDLKLHDIGNTVTEGVESLTKLGVTFLTVHAYPQTMRGAVEGRGEAALKLLAVTALTSYDDGDLKDAGYGLAVRDLVRMRAQQARTAGVDGIVCSAAETEIVRGVIGPDMVIVTPGIRPAGSAVGDQKRTLTPAEAIRAGADHLVIGRPIIRAADPRAAAAAVMDEIAGAA comes from the coding sequence ATGACGCAGAAGATCAACGATCTCCGGGACCGCATGATCGTCGCGCTCGATGTGCCGACGGTCTGGGACGCCTACCGCATCGTTTCGACGCTGGGTGACGGGGCGAGTTTCTACAAGATCGGCTACCGGCTCGCCTTCGCCGGCGGACTCGACCTCGCCCGCCAGCTCGTGACCGAAGGCAAGAAGGTCTTCCTCGATCTCAAGCTGCACGATATCGGCAACACCGTCACCGAGGGCGTGGAATCGCTGACCAAGCTCGGCGTCACTTTCCTCACCGTGCATGCCTATCCGCAGACCATGCGCGGCGCGGTCGAGGGGCGCGGCGAGGCGGCCCTGAAGCTGCTCGCGGTCACCGCCCTGACCTCCTATGACGATGGCGACCTGAAGGATGCCGGCTACGGGCTCGCGGTACGCGATCTCGTGCGCATGCGTGCCCAGCAGGCCCGCACCGCCGGCGTCGACGGCATCGTCTGCTCCGCCGCCGAGACCGAGATCGTCCGCGGGGTGATCGGCCCCGATATGGTCATCGTCACACCCGGCATCCGCCCGGCCGGAAGCGCCGTCGGCGACCAGAAGCGCACCTTGACCCCGGCCGAAGCGATCCGCGCCGGCGCCGACCATCTCGTCATCGGGCGTCCCATCATCCGCGCGGCTGACCCGCGTGCAGCGGCCGCCGCGGTCATGGACGAGATCGCGGGCGCCGCCTAG
- a CDS encoding DUF1330 domain-containing protein has product MPKGYVIGRAKVTHATQWAVYAAKASEVIKQYGGTPLVRGGQMSVGEGEGRSRNVVLEFPDYAAAKAYLFSAEYGEARKLREGAGEIDLIAVEGA; this is encoded by the coding sequence ATGCCCAAGGGATATGTGATCGGTCGCGCCAAGGTGACACATGCGACGCAATGGGCGGTCTACGCCGCGAAGGCCTCCGAGGTGATCAAGCAATATGGCGGCACGCCTTTGGTGCGCGGCGGCCAGATGTCGGTCGGCGAAGGCGAGGGACGGTCCCGCAACGTCGTCCTCGAATTCCCCGATTACGCGGCGGCCAAGGCCTATCTGTTCTCGGCCGAATATGGCGAGGCGCGCAAGCTGCGCGAGGGTGCCGGCGAGATCGATCTGATCGCGGTCGAGGGGGCATGA
- a CDS encoding DUF1330 domain-containing protein has translation MAKGYWIARLDVQNESEYATYRSLNAIAFAKYGAKFIVRGGEYKLARGEGRKHNVVIEFKDIETARACYESPEYQAAVQHLAKVGPVDLVIIEGYEGAQPGD, from the coding sequence ATGGCGAAAGGCTACTGGATCGCCCGCCTCGACGTGCAGAACGAGTCGGAATACGCCACCTATCGCTCGCTCAATGCCATCGCCTTCGCCAAATACGGCGCCAAGTTCATCGTTCGTGGCGGCGAGTACAAGCTTGCCCGCGGTGAGGGCCGCAAGCACAACGTCGTCATCGAGTTCAAGGACATCGAGACGGCGCGCGCCTGCTACGAATCGCCGGAGTATCAGGCGGCCGTGCAGCACCTCGCCAAGGTCGGCCCGGTCGATCTCGTCATCATCGAGGGTTACGAGGGCGCGCAGCCGGGCGATTGA
- a CDS encoding DUF808 domain-containing protein: protein MSSGLFALLDDVAALAKVAAAALDDAAAQATKAGAKAAGIVIDDAAVTPRYAVGFAAERELPIIGKIALGSLKNKLLFLLPAALVLSLIAPWAITPLLMAGGAYLCFEGFEKVYELVVPHAHHDEAAGEGGTDILDSRELEDQKIAGAIKTDFILSAEIMAITLAGVTASSFWMQALVLAVVGLGMTVLVYGVVALIVKADDAGVALSRSGILPVRLLGRGLVTGMPPFLKVLSAVGTAAMLWVGGGIIIHGLAGYGLAGIEHTIHAVAVAIGQAWPALSGLLEWLTTAAASAVFGLIIGGLCLVGMHFIVEPMLKARRGKQAKAAAAETQGH from the coding sequence ATGAGTTCGGGACTGTTCGCCCTTCTCGACGACGTCGCAGCCCTGGCCAAGGTCGCCGCGGCCGCGCTCGACGACGCCGCGGCACAGGCGACCAAGGCCGGCGCCAAGGCGGCCGGCATCGTCATCGACGACGCGGCGGTGACGCCGCGCTATGCCGTCGGCTTCGCGGCGGAACGCGAATTGCCGATCATCGGCAAGATCGCGCTCGGCTCGCTGAAGAACAAGCTGCTCTTCCTCTTGCCGGCGGCGCTGGTGCTCAGCCTCATCGCGCCCTGGGCGATCACGCCGCTCTTGATGGCGGGCGGGGCCTATCTCTGCTTCGAGGGTTTCGAGAAGGTCTACGAGCTCGTCGTGCCGCATGCGCATCACGACGAGGCCGCCGGCGAGGGTGGCACCGACATTCTCGACTCCCGGGAACTCGAAGACCAGAAGATCGCCGGCGCGATCAAGACCGATTTCATCCTCTCGGCCGAGATCATGGCGATCACGCTCGCCGGCGTCACCGCCTCCTCCTTCTGGATGCAGGCGCTGGTGCTGGCCGTGGTCGGGCTCGGCATGACCGTGCTGGTCTATGGCGTCGTCGCCCTGATCGTAAAGGCTGATGATGCCGGCGTCGCCCTGTCGCGCAGCGGCATCCTCCCGGTCCGGCTGCTGGGGCGCGGCCTCGTCACCGGCATGCCACCCTTTCTCAAGGTGCTGAGCGCGGTCGGCACGGCGGCAATGCTCTGGGTCGGCGGCGGCATCATCATCCACGGCCTCGCCGGCTATGGGCTCGCCGGGATCGAGCATACCATCCATGCGGTTGCCGTCGCGATCGGCCAGGCATGGCCCGCGCTATCGGGCCTGCTCGAATGGCTGACGACAGCTGCCGCCTCGGCCGTGTTCGGGCTCATCATCGGTGGGCTCTGCCTCGTCGGCATGCACTTCATCGTCGAGCCGATGCTGAAGGCCCGGCGCGGCAAGCAAGCGAAGGCCGCAGCCGCCGAGACGCAGGGGCACTAG